A window of Lacibacter sediminis contains these coding sequences:
- a CDS encoding BlaI/MecI/CopY family transcriptional regulator yields MLEKLTQQEEEAMQAVWRNGEGNVKAFLDNLDIDIPYTTLASTIKNLEKKGYLTSRLVGNAYLYKPAITEEEYKKKFMNGFVKEYFENSYKELVNFFVEQKKLSPKELKEIVEMIEGKK; encoded by the coding sequence ATGCTCGAGAAACTCACACAACAGGAAGAGGAAGCCATGCAGGCCGTTTGGCGAAATGGCGAAGGAAATGTGAAAGCATTCCTCGATAACCTGGATATTGATATTCCTTACACAACGCTTGCTTCTACTATTAAAAATCTTGAGAAGAAAGGATACCTTACCAGCAGGCTTGTTGGTAATGCCTATTTATATAAACCGGCTATTACGGAAGAAGAGTATAAAAAGAAATTCATGAATGGTTTTGTAAAAGAGTATTTCGAAAACTCTTATAAAGAGTTGGTGAACTTTTTTGTGGAACAGAAAAAACTATCACCAAAAGAGTTGAAAGAAATTGTTGAGATGATTGAGGGGAAGAAATGA
- a CDS encoding SRPBCC family protein: MIILYAILGIIALVLLVAAVLPGKYLVEKSTVISRPSAEVYNKIADLHHYRDWNPWAKTDPDAQTTITGEPMHVGHKYYWNGKKVGEGSLTVRSTVPSKAINFDLVFLKPFKSQAIDAWDFTEVDGGTKVVWRNSGAFPFPVARLMGPSITKQLNTQFEDGLRNLKEMCEK, from the coding sequence ATGATCATTCTCTATGCTATTCTGGGCATCATTGCTCTTGTTTTACTGGTGGCGGCTGTATTGCCAGGTAAGTATCTTGTTGAAAAATCAACGGTCATTAGCAGACCATCAGCAGAAGTGTATAACAAGATTGCTGACCTGCATCATTACCGTGATTGGAACCCTTGGGCAAAAACTGACCCCGACGCTCAAACAACCATTACAGGTGAGCCCATGCATGTGGGACACAAGTATTACTGGAATGGGAAAAAAGTAGGTGAGGGGAGTTTAACTGTCCGTTCAACAGTGCCAAGTAAAGCCATCAATTTCGATCTGGTATTTCTAAAGCCATTTAAATCGCAGGCAATTGATGCATGGGATTTTACTGAAGTAGATGGAGGAACAAAAGTAGTATGGCGTAACAGCGGTGCATTTCCTTTTCCGGTTGCACGATTGATGGGGCCATCGATCACAAAGCAACTCAACACACAATTTGAAGACGGGTTACGTAACCTGAAAGAAATGTGTGAGAAATAA
- the efp gene encoding elongation factor P: protein MATTSDISRGMIIKVDGSLYKIVEFGENKTARAAAKVWAKLKGVDNARSVEITWNSGETIYPVRVERKDFQFLYKDDTGYNFMNNETFEQIVVQEALIDAPQFLKDGAEVSVLLNTETELPMTVELPDKIVMLVTYSEPGMKGDTATRTLKAATIETGATVMVPLFVNEGELIRINTKTGDYVERVKE, encoded by the coding sequence ATGGCAACTACTTCCGACATCAGCCGTGGTATGATTATTAAAGTTGACGGCAGCTTATACAAGATTGTGGAATTTGGCGAAAACAAGACGGCCCGTGCTGCAGCTAAAGTGTGGGCAAAGCTGAAAGGCGTAGATAATGCCCGCTCAGTAGAAATAACCTGGAACAGTGGTGAAACTATTTATCCCGTGCGTGTTGAACGCAAAGATTTCCAGTTCCTGTATAAAGATGATACGGGCTATAATTTCATGAACAATGAAACATTTGAGCAGATCGTGGTTCAGGAAGCATTGATCGATGCGCCTCAGTTTCTGAAAGATGGTGCTGAAGTTTCTGTGCTTCTTAATACCGAAACAGAATTGCCGATGACGGTGGAATTGCCTGATAAAATTGTAATGCTGGTAACCTACAGCGAACCTGGTATGAAAGGCGATACGGCTACCCGTACCTTGAAGGCGGCCACCATTGAAACCGGCGCTACTGTAATGGTTCCGTTGTTTGTAAACGAAGGCGAACTGATCCGCATCAACACCAAAACAGGTGATTATGTGGAAAGAGTGAAAGAATAG
- a CDS encoding response regulator codes for MVKKIIIFEDNSGLRKGLEELLQLTDEFVVIATHDNCIQAEQQVKENNPDVILMDIDMPGRSGIEAVKIIRSFNKDVQIIMLTVFDDSTHVFDAICAGASGYLLKKNVSEKLIPSIKEVLEGGAPMSPSIAKMVVNSMQQSTATNIYKFNEKEKLILSLLCKGNSYKMIADETGYAFETIRSYIKKIYEKLQVHSATEAVSKAIKERLV; via the coding sequence ATGGTCAAAAAAATCATCATATTTGAGGACAACAGCGGTTTACGCAAGGGGCTTGAGGAATTGCTGCAACTTACAGATGAGTTTGTAGTGATCGCTACCCATGATAATTGTATTCAGGCTGAGCAGCAGGTGAAAGAGAATAATCCCGATGTGATATTAATGGATATTGATATGCCCGGCCGAAGCGGCATTGAAGCGGTAAAAATTATACGCTCATTTAACAAAGATGTGCAGATCATTATGCTTACTGTTTTCGACGACAGTACACATGTATTTGATGCCATTTGCGCAGGTGCTTCCGGTTATCTTTTAAAGAAAAATGTTTCAGAGAAATTAATTCCTTCTATAAAAGAAGTGTTAGAAGGCGGTGCACCTATGAGCCCGTCTATTGCCAAAATGGTGGTGAACTCAATGCAACAATCAACGGCAACTAATATTTATAAATTTAACGAAAAAGAAAAACTTATCCTTTCCCTCTTGTGCAAAGGCAATAGTTATAAAATGATAGCTGACGAAACCGGTTATGCATTTGAAACGATTCGATCTTATATCAAAAAAATTTATGAGAAACTGCAGGTGCATTCTGCCACAGAAGCTGTGAGTAAAGCTATTAAAGAACGTCTGGTTTAA
- a CDS encoding sensor histidine kinase: MGKYLLLILCYFLVLSLQAQQQPFYETLTEKDGLSDNRVTCFLKDKTGYLWVGTRNGLNRYNGYNFTVFYPRVNELSNEVINDLAEDKNGKIWVATANGLNRYDPVTKQWFTFYAKGTDSSTFILNPNVWSCYVDDNNEIWMAPDGRGLSVYSSRTQKLRHYPWRKVVNTLLPQYYNRYCSVIKIIAKNKNEFWLGTTLGLFSFNKLSGKYTLIGTGYYGDFIDLAYDQQNRKVYLTAAEEKLFCYDEQLNEYKQLQPAELPYPSRFFSTPADHYIWLGTENGMLFIEPGTKNTFLQKHIPHLSSSLAEGSVQTIYHDATGISWVASNNGIVKFDRNSQQSSFLPLLAVTYQVSNNPMGGVYYDKRSQRYFVCSSDSTAVFIISRETGTIQKIRVDHKGKQLDRCYNVCADRAGRIWLLTKNAVYSFNEQTNKFEIFPIPSVGTGISFRDMAQDERGNYWFSSFHGKLYYYDASLKKYIIPGNDSIRFKGIVASTALLSDTVNHCVWIGTFSHGIYKYDLLTNKFTLYSETSDAPDYTDLNLVNDIEQDASGRIWVATHTGGLYYSNKGKPISKFFTRLSMKDGLVSNNIYALSYGDSLLWVTSGKHISAINTYSMKVLPPFSREEMFSFSSFSSDEIIPHYTAYDHERKELLVGVGGGLLFLRNKGSMPQQQFPLVLSSLKVNDVLYTDSIFKDNNHLSFSSPVRQIVFNFSALQFSLPSLNRYEYMLEGYDNKWEEAVNINSLNYQNLPPKNYRFRLRAKSHAGTASLKEAVFSFTVDPFFWQTWWFRLLCLLAVAAIVYGIYRYQLNKKLEVERLRHRISRDLHDDIGSALTTINVLSKVALNKGDDQKSIEGYLTRIKDSAQQTMESMSDIVWAINPTNDSLESMLVRMKEYAAELCEARAIELAFEADENMMSRKLDVAYRKNVFLIFKEAVNNAVKYSNCEKLLITLAMLPDHKLHLSVKDNGKGFADVKKNTGNGLQNMQSRAKELGGVLLVNTATGKGTTIELFLPNT, encoded by the coding sequence ATGGGTAAATACCTGTTGCTTATTCTCTGTTACTTTCTTGTGCTTTCGTTACAGGCGCAGCAACAACCGTTTTACGAGACACTTACTGAAAAAGATGGCCTGTCTGATAACAGAGTTACCTGTTTCTTAAAAGATAAAACAGGTTACTTATGGGTGGGTACACGTAACGGACTTAACCGCTACAATGGTTACAACTTCACTGTTTTTTATCCCCGTGTGAATGAATTGTCAAACGAAGTGATCAATGATCTTGCAGAAGATAAGAATGGAAAGATATGGGTGGCTACTGCAAATGGATTGAACCGTTACGATCCTGTAACAAAACAGTGGTTCACATTTTATGCAAAGGGAACAGACTCATCAACATTTATTCTCAATCCGAATGTTTGGAGTTGTTACGTTGATGATAACAATGAAATATGGATGGCACCTGATGGTCGTGGTTTATCTGTTTACAGCAGTAGAACACAAAAGCTTCGTCATTACCCATGGCGGAAGGTGGTAAATACTTTGTTGCCGCAATATTATAATCGTTATTGTTCAGTAATAAAAATTATTGCAAAGAATAAGAATGAATTCTGGCTTGGAACAACATTGGGTTTATTCAGTTTTAATAAACTGTCGGGCAAGTATACGTTAATTGGCACAGGATACTATGGCGACTTTATTGATCTTGCATACGATCAGCAAAACAGGAAAGTATATTTAACGGCTGCGGAGGAAAAGCTTTTCTGTTATGACGAGCAATTGAATGAGTACAAACAACTGCAACCTGCTGAGCTTCCCTATCCATCAAGATTTTTTTCAACCCCTGCGGATCACTACATCTGGCTTGGTACAGAAAACGGAATGTTATTTATTGAACCGGGAACAAAGAATACTTTTCTGCAAAAACATATTCCGCATTTATCTTCCTCGCTCGCAGAAGGGTCTGTACAAACAATTTATCATGATGCAACAGGTATCAGCTGGGTCGCCTCCAACAACGGTATTGTTAAGTTCGATCGCAATAGTCAACAATCATCTTTTCTTCCTTTGTTAGCTGTTACTTATCAAGTGAGCAATAATCCAATGGGTGGCGTGTATTATGATAAAAGGAGCCAACGGTATTTTGTTTGCAGTTCAGATAGTACAGCAGTCTTTATCATCAGTCGTGAAACAGGAACCATACAAAAAATCAGAGTTGATCATAAAGGCAAACAGCTCGACAGGTGTTACAATGTTTGTGCCGACCGTGCAGGAAGAATATGGTTGCTCACGAAAAATGCTGTGTATTCATTTAATGAGCAAACAAATAAGTTTGAAATTTTTCCCATACCATCGGTGGGAACTGGAATAAGTTTCAGAGATATGGCGCAGGATGAAAGAGGCAATTACTGGTTTTCAAGTTTTCATGGGAAGCTTTATTATTACGATGCTTCGCTTAAGAAATACATTATACCAGGTAATGATTCAATTCGTTTCAAAGGTATTGTTGCCAGCACTGCACTTCTTTCCGATACTGTAAATCATTGTGTCTGGATAGGCACATTCAGTCACGGTATTTATAAATATGATCTGCTTACAAACAAGTTTACATTATACAGCGAAACAAGTGATGCTCCTGATTATACTGATCTTAACCTCGTGAATGATATTGAGCAGGATGCTTCCGGCAGAATATGGGTTGCAACACATACAGGAGGATTGTACTATTCAAATAAAGGCAAGCCGATAAGCAAATTCTTTACAAGACTGAGTATGAAAGACGGGTTGGTGAGCAATAATATATATGCACTTAGTTATGGTGATTCATTATTGTGGGTCACGTCCGGCAAACATATCAGCGCCATCAATACTTATTCAATGAAAGTACTGCCTCCTTTTTCCCGAGAGGAGATGTTTAGTTTTTCTTCTTTCTCAAGTGATGAAATTATTCCGCATTATACCGCTTATGATCATGAACGCAAGGAATTACTCGTGGGTGTTGGGGGAGGGTTATTGTTTCTACGTAATAAAGGCAGCATGCCTCAGCAACAATTCCCATTGGTCTTATCGTCGCTTAAAGTAAATGATGTATTATATACCGACAGTATTTTCAAGGACAACAATCATCTCTCATTTTCATCGCCTGTAAGGCAAATTGTATTTAATTTTTCTGCACTGCAATTTTCATTGCCATCATTGAACAGGTATGAGTATATGCTGGAAGGCTATGATAACAAATGGGAAGAAGCTGTAAACATCAACTCGTTAAACTATCAAAATCTTCCGCCGAAGAATTATCGTTTCAGGTTAAGAGCAAAAAGTCATGCAGGTACTGCATCATTGAAGGAAGCAGTATTTTCATTTACTGTTGATCCGTTCTTTTGGCAAACATGGTGGTTCAGGTTATTGTGTTTATTAGCAGTTGCCGCCATTGTTTATGGCATATATCGTTACCAGTTAAATAAAAAACTGGAGGTGGAAAGGTTAAGACATCGTATTTCAAGAGACCTGCATGATGATATCGGTTCAGCGCTTACAACAATTAACGTGTTGAGTAAAGTGGCACTTAATAAAGGCGATGATCAAAAAAGTATTGAAGGTTATCTCACCCGTATTAAAGATTCGGCGCAACAAACAATGGAGAGTATGAGTGATATTGTGTGGGCCATCAATCCAACAAACGATTCGCTGGAAAGCATGCTGGTTCGCATGAAAGAATATGCAGCAGAGTTGTGCGAAGCAAGAGCAATTGAACTGGCTTTTGAAGCTGATGAAAATATGATGAGCCGTAAACTCGATGTGGCTTACCGGAAAAATGTTTTTCTCATATTTAAAGAGGCAGTGAACAATGCAGTGAAATACAGTAACTGTGAAAAGCTGTTAATTACATTGGCAATGTTACCGGATCATAAATTGCATCTGTCAGTCAAGGATAACGGTAAGGGATTTGCGGATGTTAAGAAGAATACAGGTAATGGATTGCAGAATATGCAGTCACGAGCCAAAGAACTGGGCGGTGTGTTGCTGGTTAATACTGCAACGGGTAAGGGTACAACGATTGAATTGTTCTTACCAAACACCTGA
- a CDS encoding M56 family metallopeptidase, which yields MPVLIEYLLKVSIALTVVYLFYQLVLRRLTFYNWNRWYLVGYSLLCFAIPFMNITDFLFRHELEEAQFIQLIPVYNLQLNSPGFEWNEWTVSIAVLVTGMLIMGIRILIQLFSLQRIKTNATLLNEGDVKLFDVNEQIVPFSFNNGIYINRQLHTEAELQEIIRHEFVHVKQKHSIDIMLAELLCMLLWFHPAAWLIRKAIRQNLEFIADEKVLQDGVDKKQYQYLLLKVVGNTNYSIAPNFNFSSLKNRIIMMNQIKSARVQIIRFLFVLPLVAVLLLAFREVKQKEKRNDVAQQNALLRDTVPANDIENINVNKNNDQKTITITLKNGTTETYNLNDEKEKAAFEKKYGKIDKLVPPPPAPPVVIKSNNVESVDVKKENGKNTIQIRLKDGSIEKYDLEIKEQREAVEKKYHVTTTIPGAPMTVVVAPAAPAHESVALNEKGYYVTIADNLGECVVIVKDKKKNIVEALKLTDWTKKEAEYEKKYGKIPPPPPPAPEVPTKVSVATTAGSPAAVSVPGKVSATSPVSPVKEVTVVGYGTKTAATVEGKPVTGSVNSTSPAASLKEVTVVGYATGSTNTTYKSNLGLGFKNGIKPELVLYILDGKEVNYDEVSKVEPDDIESVSVLKGESAEKAYGVKGKNGVIIIKTKNKTTTFNFFTTPWQKEREKC from the coding sequence ATGCCAGTATTAATAGAATATCTGCTGAAAGTATCCATCGCTCTTACGGTGGTGTACCTGTTTTACCAATTGGTATTACGTCGGTTAACATTTTATAACTGGAACCGCTGGTACCTGGTGGGTTATAGCTTGCTATGCTTTGCTATACCTTTCATGAACATTACCGATTTCCTTTTTCGGCATGAACTGGAGGAAGCACAGTTTATACAACTTATACCTGTATATAATCTACAACTGAACAGTCCGGGTTTTGAATGGAACGAATGGACTGTTTCAATAGCTGTACTTGTAACGGGTATGTTGATCATGGGTATCAGGATATTGATACAGTTGTTCAGTTTACAACGGATCAAAACAAATGCAACATTATTGAATGAAGGCGATGTAAAACTCTTTGATGTGAATGAACAGATCGTTCCCTTCTCATTTAACAATGGTATTTATATCAACCGTCAGTTGCATACGGAAGCTGAACTGCAGGAGATCATCCGCCACGAGTTTGTGCACGTTAAACAGAAACACAGCATTGATATTATGCTGGCTGAATTGTTATGTATGCTGTTGTGGTTTCATCCCGCAGCATGGCTCATCCGCAAAGCCATCAGGCAAAATCTTGAATTTATTGCCGATGAAAAAGTATTGCAGGACGGCGTTGATAAAAAGCAATACCAATACCTGTTGCTGAAAGTTGTGGGTAACACCAATTACAGCATTGCACCGAATTTTAATTTCTCATCACTTAAAAACCGAATCATCATGATGAATCAAATCAAATCTGCCCGTGTGCAGATCATCCGCTTCCTGTTTGTATTGCCGCTGGTGGCAGTGCTCTTGCTTGCCTTCAGGGAAGTAAAACAAAAAGAAAAACGTAACGATGTTGCTCAGCAAAACGCTTTGCTTAGAGATACTGTTCCGGCAAACGACATTGAAAATATCAATGTCAATAAAAACAACGATCAGAAAACCATCACCATTACTTTGAAGAATGGCACAACAGAAACTTATAACCTGAACGATGAAAAAGAAAAAGCTGCCTTTGAGAAGAAATATGGTAAGATCGATAAACTTGTGCCACCCCCACCTGCACCACCGGTCGTAATTAAATCAAACAATGTTGAATCAGTTGATGTAAAAAAGGAGAATGGAAAAAATACAATCCAGATACGTTTGAAAGATGGCTCCATTGAAAAATATGATCTTGAAATTAAAGAACAGCGTGAAGCAGTTGAAAAGAAATACCACGTTACCACTACAATACCTGGAGCTCCTATGACAGTTGTTGTAGCTCCCGCAGCACCGGCTCATGAATCTGTAGCATTAAATGAAAAAGGATATTATGTAACTATTGCCGATAATCTTGGTGAATGTGTGGTAATTGTAAAAGATAAAAAGAAGAACATTGTTGAAGCATTAAAACTCACCGACTGGACAAAGAAAGAAGCAGAGTATGAGAAGAAGTATGGTAAAATTCCACCGCCACCACCACCTGCACCAGAAGTTCCAACAAAAGTTTCGGTTGCAACAACAGCAGGAAGTCCTGCAGCAGTAAGTGTTCCTGGTAAAGTAAGTGCAACTTCTCCTGTATCGCCTGTAAAAGAAGTAACCGTTGTTGGTTATGGAACAAAAACAGCTGCAACCGTTGAAGGCAAGCCTGTAACAGGATCGGTAAATTCAACTTCTCCTGCTGCTTCACTAAAGGAAGTAACTGTAGTTGGTTACGCAACTGGTAGTACAAATACAACCTATAAATCAAACCTTGGTCTTGGCTTTAAGAACGGAATTAAACCTGAACTTGTACTTTATATACTTGATGGTAAGGAAGTGAATTACGATGAAGTCAGTAAAGTTGAGCCGGACGATATTGAAAGTGTGAGCGTATTAAAGGGAGAGAGTGCCGAAAAAGCATACGGAGTAAAAGGTAAAAACGGTGTGATCATCATCAAGACAAAAAATAAAACAACAACATTCAATTTTTTTACAACCCCTTGGCAGAAAGAAAGAGAAAAATGCTGA
- a CDS encoding redoxin domain-containing protein: MKNVLFVLSFLFVFQVSASANGKDSIPLHLKNLKLPDFKLLLPDSVTAFYTEQLSAKKITILISFSPECDHCKQQTKEIIENIKELKDAQIVMATTLPFEMMKAFHEEYKIASYKNIIMGRDVLYFFPKYFLNHYLPLIAIYNKKGDLVHYFDGGVSTAELIRLSKE, from the coding sequence ATGAAGAATGTCCTCTTTGTATTGAGCTTTTTGTTTGTCTTTCAAGTGTCTGCATCTGCAAACGGCAAAGATTCTATTCCTCTGCACCTCAAGAACCTGAAGCTCCCCGATTTTAAACTGTTACTGCCAGATAGTGTTACAGCTTTTTATACAGAACAGCTATCCGCAAAAAAGATAACCATCCTTATCAGCTTCAGTCCTGAGTGCGACCATTGCAAGCAACAAACCAAAGAGATCATCGAAAACATCAAAGAGTTGAAAGACGCCCAAATTGTAATGGCCACTACCCTGCCGTTTGAGATGATGAAAGCATTTCATGAAGAATACAAGATCGCTTCTTATAAGAATATTATTATGGGAAGGGATGTATTATATTTTTTCCCGAAGTATTTCCTCAATCATTACCTGCCGCTGATTGCTATCTATAATAAGAAAGGAGATTTAGTGCATTATTTTGATGGCGGGGTCTCAACAGCCGAACTTATCCGTTTAAGCAAAGAATAG
- the mdh gene encoding malate dehydrogenase, with the protein MKVTVVGAGAVGATCADNIARKELCSELVLLDIKEGVAEGKAQDMMQTATLLGFDTKIVGSTNDYSKTANSDVVVITSGLPRKPGMTREELIGVNAGIVKSVCENILKFSPNAIIIIISNPMDTMTYLALTSTGLPKNRIIGMGGTLDSSRFKYQLSQHLGCSPSDLNAVVVGGHGDTTMIPLIRMATWNSVPVTKFLSAEQQEKIIKDTMVGGATLTALIGTSAWYAPGAAGAALVESILRDEKKLFTCCVALDGEYGQKDICLGVPVTIGRNGWEKILDFELNADEQALFNKSADAVRNMNDVLKTL; encoded by the coding sequence ATGAAAGTTACTGTAGTAGGTGCCGGTGCCGTGGGTGCAACCTGTGCTGATAATATTGCCCGTAAAGAATTGTGCTCTGAACTTGTGTTGCTCGATATCAAAGAAGGTGTTGCCGAAGGTAAAGCCCAGGATATGATGCAAACTGCTACTCTGCTTGGTTTTGATACCAAGATCGTGGGCAGCACGAACGATTACAGCAAAACCGCTAACAGTGACGTAGTAGTGATCACTTCAGGTTTACCACGTAAGCCCGGTATGACCCGTGAAGAATTGATTGGTGTAAACGCAGGCATTGTAAAATCTGTTTGCGAAAACATTTTGAAATTTTCTCCAAATGCCATCATCATCATCATCAGTAACCCAATGGATACGATGACGTACCTGGCATTAACTTCAACCGGTTTACCAAAGAACCGCATCATCGGTATGGGTGGCACACTCGATAGCAGCCGCTTTAAATACCAATTGAGTCAGCATTTGGGTTGTTCTCCTTCTGATCTGAATGCAGTGGTTGTTGGTGGACATGGCGACACAACGATGATTCCTTTGATCCGCATGGCTACATGGAATAGTGTTCCTGTAACAAAATTCTTAAGTGCAGAACAGCAAGAGAAGATCATTAAAGACACAATGGTTGGTGGTGCTACACTTACTGCATTGATCGGTACATCTGCATGGTATGCACCAGGTGCTGCGGGAGCCGCATTGGTTGAAAGCATTTTACGTGATGAAAAGAAACTCTTTACCTGCTGCGTAGCGTTGGATGGAGAATACGGACAGAAAGATATTTGCTTAGGCGTTCCTGTTACAATTGGTCGTAACGGTTGGGAAAAAATTCTCGACTTTGAATTGAATGCTGACGAACAAGCTCTCTTTAACAAGAGTGCAGATGCAGTTAGAAATATGAATGATGTGTTGAAGACATTATAA